CGATGGTCTTGGCCGGTTTAGTGAACAAACGCTTGGTGGCCGAGCTGCGCTCGGAAGGCATCAACGCGTTAGGCTTGTCCGGAGTCGACGGCGGTCTCCTGATAGCAGAAAAGAGGTCGGAGGTTATTGACGGGAAGGAGGTGGATCTTGGGTACGTGGGGGACGTTAAGCGCGTCAATGCCGAGTTACTCGAATCACTGCTGGATGCCGGGTATGTCCCGGTGGTTGCCCCTATTGGGGTGGGCGAAGACGGGACCTTGTACAACGTGAACGCCGATACAGCCGCTGGGGCCATCGCCGGGGTAATGCGCGCGGATCGGCTCGTACTACTGACGAACGTGCCAGGAGTCCTGGAAGATCTAGACGACCCCGAGACCATTATCGGACTGGTGCGCCCGGAGGACGTCGAGGAGCTTGAAGAAAAGGGAATCGTCACCGGAGGTATGGTGCCGAAGCTTGAAGCCGCCAAGATGGCTGTGGAGGCGGGATGCCGGGAGGCCGTGATCACGAACCTTGAAGGGTTGCTCGAGGGGAGGGGAACTATCATGAGGTAGCCGAGCACCTTGGCGAGAAAATCGAAAAATACAAACTCCCGAGTGTATTGGACGGGTGCGAACCTAGGGACCGCGCCGTAGAGCGTCTACTAGACATGGAAGGTAGGTACTCCCCCATGTCCGGTACTTCCTCGGTAGGGATGATCGTGGGGATATCCTTCATACGTCTCTTACGCGTGGGTCCTTCTGAGAGCCGAGGCCGAAGCGTAGGCGTACTGGACGTCCCGGAAGGGTGAAGTGTGTCCTGCCCGCAGGTGATGATTGTCATCCCGGCTGACCCCCTCCCGGGCATGATGGGGACCACCCAGCTGAAGGGGGTGTCGTCGTAAAATTGGTCCGACTCGTGTCGGTAGGGAAGCATGGCGGTGTATCCGTCGAAGTCCTACACCCGCAAGATCTTCCCCCGCAGTTGACTTCATTCTGTAAGATTAAGATCAACGGAGCCAGAGTCATCTCTCGTAAGAGCAATATCGTAGCCTTCCGTGGTAGACCGTCCCTGGAGCCGCTCGACGAACCAGGCAATTTCATATCGATCGCCGCTCGTGAGAGCGAGGTCATGATAGTCGGTGATCCGTATCTGCGAGTGCTTGCGATCGATGAGGGCGAACGGATCGTCGTGAATACGGACCGTCTCCTCGCCTGCCTTGACTTCGAGACCGTGGAACTACAGAACGACGAGATTACGGTGGTCGAGTGCGTAGGACCTGATATCGTGGTTCTCGCGTGTTCGAGCCCCGTAGTCGCGTCGCTGAAGCTGGAAGGAGACACCGCACACGTACAGACGGGGAGCATCCTGTGTTGGTGGGGAAATATCCACATGGAGACTGTCAGTGGCTTCCTCAAGCTCTCCGGCCAGGGTCACGTGATATTGTCCATCACCAAGAAACCAGACACCACCGAGAAGGCCGTCACATCGAGAAAAGTCAGCCCTTGGATTTAGCGGCTTCCCACGATCCTCAGTAATGTTACGGCTCTTGTAACGATTCGAGGTTTGGTGCGGCCGCCGGGATTTGAACCCGGGCCACGGGCTCGGCAGGCCCGCGTCCTACCAGACTAGACTGCGGCCGCTCGCCCCGTTGTCATCCCGGCTCCTCAGTCTACTTACTAAATATCTTTTTCGGCCTCACGCAACGCCGCCTCTATTGCCGGGACTGCCTCTCCGATCACCTCGTATCCGTGCCCGGGGAATATCGACCGAACGCCCGTGCTCAACAGCCGCTCCAAGGACTCGCACAGCTTCTCCCTATCCCCGCCCGGGAGGTCCCACCTACCAGGACCGAACCCGAACACGGTATCCCCGGTGAACGCCAAGTCACCGAGCAGGAAACAGCAGCTCCCGGGGGAGTGTCCTGGGGTGTACAGGACCTCCACCTCTTCACCACCCACGTCGAACGTCTCCCTGTCTCGGAACGTGAAGGATGGCTCGTACGCTGGCATCGAACGTCCGAAAAGGTACGCCGCCGACAGTTCGGCGTCTCCCTCTCGCAGCACCTCGGCCTCCGCTCGGTGCACTCCTATCTCGAGCCCGGCTTCCAGGGCGTCAGGACCCGAGGCTGCGTGATCGAAGTGGCAGTGCGTGAGCAAGGCGTACCTGACGTCCACGTCCCCGGGTAACTTCTCGATGATCTCTCCGGAAGCTCCTAGATCGATGAGGATCCCCTCGCCACCCACGGCCAACAGGTAACAGTTGCAGTCCGGCGAGGGTGTAATCCCCTTACCGCCGACCCGGAACACCCTCACTTCGCCGTCTGAGTACACCTCCAACAAAGGGGACTCCCCCATGCGACCAGAGGAACTCGCGCTGAAAGCCGTACGGGAGGCTCTCCGGAGGACCGTGTTCGACCCGGACGCCTGGACGCACGTCACCGTGGTATCCGACGACGCTCTCCACGTGCATATCCTGACCAATCAGCGTAAGAACGTTGAGGGAAAAGGCGGCCGTAACCGCCAATACCTCGAAGGGTACACCGAGGGATACCTGGCCGCCCACGGGCACGACGTCGTGGTCCATGTCTCCATCGTCGGGGCGGGCCTCAAGGACGAGACCGAGGAGTTCCGGTACCTGCCGCTGGAACGAGCCCTGAAAGAAGGGGTGATCGAGGAGGATTCCCCCATCCACAGGGTCTGTGATCGGTTGGGCATCGAGTACGTCGTCCTCGGCGCCCGCGAGATCGTCGGGCCAAACCCGGCCCTCGTCGAGGTCGTCGAAAGCCTCAAAGGGGAGCGCGCCGTCGACGTCTTCACCGGGACCGGTGCGGGGGCGCTCGCCGCGGTCGAGGCGGACTTCAAAGAGGTCTACGCGATCGATCTGAAGGTGCATCCCAAGGTCCGCGAACGTCTAGAGTCGGAAGGGGTCGAGGTAATCGAGGCCGACTTCCGCGACGTCGACTTGCGGGAGTTCGAACCGATCGACCTCCTCACCGCAGACCCACCGTACGCGTCCACCTTCGAGTTCCTAGAAAAGCTCTCCGAGGAACGTCCACGAGTCGACACCGCCGTCGTCTGCCACGGCTTCTCCTCCTGGACGCGAGCCGTGCGGGAGATCCGAGGCTTTCTGATCGAGCTGTTCGAGGACGTCAAGCCGGTGTCCAAGTACGATCACGAGCTCAGCGTCTGCCACCGCCTACGAGACTGACCCAGAGACGGCCACCCCCCTACGATGTCGCCTTACGTAGGTCCAATGTCGCCACCTCCTTCCCCTACCCGTAGTGCGTCGGGAGGTACGAACGTTTACGTACTATTGGCCACAATCGCTCATGTTAAAGTTGTACTGTTTACGTACAAACATTCAACAATAGTAGTGTAGTCATTTCGGTTTTGAAGTGATTGTAAAGTAGTTACATTAGAGGGTCTGAAGACGACAATGATTTAACTAGTATAGGACCGGTTTCAATCGTAAATGACATCCACACAAGTATTCGCGAACTGTTACAGATGCTAATATCAGACAGAGCGCCCCGGATCGTCGTCAGTGCCGTAAACAGTCCCAGATCGAACCGTCATCGGGAACTTCGTGTCGAGGGACTTGCACAGACCCGGATGGCCTCGTTCAGGTAGCCCGAATAGTGCATCGGTTCCCGGGGGTTCTAACGACGAAAGACCCCCCAGTCGGACCCATCGAGGGAGTCACCAGTCCGAGGACCTCACGTTAAGAGACCTGATGAGAGTGCCTCTCCCAACCGTCTGAATTGTGAGGGCGAGGGAGAGAGGATAGTTCGAGCCTCCCTAACTGGGGACCCACATACCCGGACGGAACGGGAACGAGTCGAGGCTAACCGCATGCTGGAATGCACCAACTAGCTCCGATCCCGACGTGGACCCACCGCACCGACGCCCTCTACCGACGTTTCGATATACGCCATCCTGCTGGGCACCAGGCCACCTGGCAGGCACCGATTCTCGACGAACCGACGATAGCGCAGGTAAGCCCCGGTCCACAACACGCGCTCCCGTTTCCGGACCGAGTAGTCGAAGGGAACGATGGTGAAGAATTCCTCCTGAGAGCCGGCGCGAACCTCGAATTCCTCAGCACACGCTGTACAGTCCGGATAACAGCTCACGTACCGCATGGGGACCCTCGGACATCCAGTTCGGAATTTGAGGGAAAAACAGTCACGGTTTGCCGACGTCTTCTTTTTGTAACTTGGAAACGATACGTTCTGATATTCATAACGATCATGGGGTGCCGCGGCCGGGATTTGAACCCGGGCCCACCGGATGGCCATGGGCCCGCGGGATACCCGCGGGCCCTCTTCAGTCCGGCGCTCTCCCAGGCTGAGCTGCCGCGGCTCCGACGTCATGGCCGGCGATACACACTTTCTATTTAACTTTGTCGCCAGCCTGATGTCTGGGTCGGGCGTCCGTATTAGGCTCTCGCAGCGGCCTGGCTATTTGTGCAACTTAAGGGGCTGTTCGCGGAGCTCGCGCCGACGACCGAAGGTAGGCTAGGTGTAAGGGGAGAATCGTCGACATCCGTCTGCGAGGGCTATGATTGGTGGGGTGTCCGGGATTGTACCTGACGAAAGAGGAGGAGCGGATCCTGAACGGCGAGGAGGGCGAGCTGAAGGCCAAGCTCATGGAAGTGTTGGTAAAGCTCGGGGATGTCTTCGACGCGGAGCGACTCGTGAGGCCCGCCTCGGTGCACGTATCCGGGGTGTCGTACGGAACGATCGGTGACGCGGGACTGAGGTTCCTGAGGAAGGTAGCGGAGGCTGGTCTGAAGGTCTCGGTCCCGACGAGCGTGAACCCATGTGGCATCTGTCTGGACGGTAACCTCCCGGTAGACGAGGAGTTCGAGCGGAGGCAACGCGAGATCATGGACGCCTTGGAGTCACTGGGTACGGCCCCGGTGTACACGTGCGTGCCGTACCAGCAGGGGTTTCAACCCTCACGCGGTGATCTCTTGGCGTGGGGGGAATCCTCCGCCGTCTTCGTGGCGAACACGTATTACGGTGCGCGGGCGAACCGTGAAGGGGCACCGGCGACTGTCGCGGCGGCGGTCGTGGGGAGGATCCCGGAGTACGGGATGCACCTGGACGAGAATCGGGTGGCGGAGTACGAAGTAGTCGTCGAGTTCGAGCCGCGGAACGACTTTGAGTGGTCGGCGCTGGGATACTACCTTGGGGAGGTGCTCGACGGGATCCCGGTACTGAGATTGCCAACGGTTCCCTCGCTGTCGAACGTGAAGTACATGGGAGCCGCGGCGGCGGCCTCGGGAGCGCTGGCTATGGCTTACATTCCAGGGATCACGCCGGAGGAGCCACGGGTGGACGGTACCGAAAGGATCGAGGTGGAGCGGAAGGACGTGTTCGACCTTGTAGAGGAGAGGTTCGGGACGGAGCGTGAGGGGTTCTCGTTCACCGGGTGTCCTCACAGACCCGACGGTGAGATTCCGAGGTTCGACGGCTGCGCGATCTGCTGTCCGGCGAACGCGACACTCGACGGGCACAGGCTCCGGGGAACGTGCCCCGTAGTCGCGCCGATCGAGGACGTCTACGACGTGGTGTTCACAGACTCGCTGAAGGCCGCCCACTACTTGGCGTCACGGGTCGAGGTGAACGTGGGTCCGCTGTGATCGGGGAAAAATCATAAGTAGGACTAAGTCCGGAACGGCTCCGGGTCGGGGCCGTGGGGTAGCCTGGTCTATCCTTCCGGCTTTGGGGGCCGGAGACCCCGGTTCAAATCCGGGCGGCCCCACCAACCTCAGGAATCGTTGCGAACATCATAACGATTCGGATTCTGATGAGTGAGCGAACAATGTTACCGACGTAGCTCGGGTAGCCGCAGTATCCTTGTGGCTCTGGTGAGATCCTTGATCCTCCACTCGGATTCTCCTATTACGCTCCGTTGGGCTTCACGCCAGCGATACGTCAGCCTAGCCCTCCAGGAGTCCACGCGCTGCGCGTCCGTGTGGTACTCGTCGTCCTCGCTCATTAGTACCGGACGCTCGGGTTCCTCTGTCGGATCTATACCGGTCCATTCCGCCAGCTCTCGGAGTGCCTCCAGTCCTCGTTCGGTGATGGAGAACTCGATGGTCTCCTCCGGTTTCTCGACCCTCAGACGGGGCTCGTCCGGTGTTCCTTCCAGCCAAGGCTCGCCGGGACACACGTCCTCCCAACGCATTCTCACTAGGTCCATCACGCTGATTCCCGATTCGGCGATGATTCTGAACGGCGCCCACCAGGATGCGTCCTTGTTTTCTTTTGCCCATTCCTCGATCAAATCTACCAGCTCTAAAACTTCGCGAGCGTCCTGCTCGGTCATCTCAGGCGATGCGGGCGATCCGTACGCCTTCACGGTCAGGATGAGCAGTGGATCCCTACCAACGGCTCGTAGGGCCTTAGTGAGCGCGTACCAGCACAGTCTACCCATTTCGTGGTCCAACTCCATGTTACGGACTGACTCTACCAGAAGGTTACGGAGCTCGCGTGCCACCTCTAAAATCTCCTCGTCTGGAGCCTTCTCGAGCCACTCTTCCGGCTCCTCGTCCTCCAAGATCCTCCGGAGGAATTCGTCCAGTCTTCGTAAAACGAAGCGGTACGAGTGTCTGGTGTTTTCGTTACGTACGTCCAGCAGATCCACCAGATTCTCCAAAGCCACCGGGACTCCCCCTACGTGAAAGTTTTACGTGGCGCTCGAATGGACCCCTGCTCCCAGCCGTAGCGCCGACGCACTAACGCACTGGCCGTTGTACTATATCAGTTATGTCGAACACAGAGAACACCGAAGGGGTATCGCGACGTGTCTGAGCCGAACGTAGTGGAGCTGTTCCACGGCGACCTGTACTCTATCGCGTACCGAGCGGGGCTGGACAAGTTCCTACCAATAATCGGAAGGGCGCGCATCACCCCGGCAGAACTGACGCTCGCGGGACTGTTGGAGCTAGGGTATGATGTGGAAGTCACTACGCTGGAGGGGAAATCGCTACCCGGCCGGAGGAGAATAGAACTGGCGGACGAGGTGAAGGAGGTTGTGACCGGACGGTACGTGGAGAACCTCTTGGACTCGGACCGCGTGCATCACCTCAGGCTTTCCGCTAGGTGTCTCGGGGCGAAGGTCAAAATACATTACTCATCCGACTGGGGGATGGAGGTAGGAGGCTACGGGGTGAATCCTTCGAAGCTTCATAAGAACCGAGCGTTGGTGAAATTGTTGGAGTTCGTGTCGACGCGTGAGCCGTCCTTCACGGATCTCGTGGTGGACTTAGGGGCGGCTCCCGGAGGCTGGTCGTCCTTCGCGGCGCAGGTTGCGGAGAACGTGGTCGCCGTCGACCCAGCGAGGTTGGAGGATCGAGTGAGAGAGCTGGAGAACGTGCATCACCTGCGTATCACGGCCCACGAGTTCGTCCTCCCCGAGATGATCGTGGTCGGATTCCCCGGGGAGAAAGTGACGCTGCTCTCGGACATTTACTCCGGAAACCCCGAGGACGACCTGTATGCGGTCCTTCGGCTGCTGGAGCGTCTCGAGAACGATGTCGCGTGGGGTTTCGTGAAGGTGGCGCCGGCGGGGGACGATGTGTTGGAATGGTTCATGGAGGAGATCGAAGAGGCGGGGTTCGCGGTGGAGAACGTTAATCTCGAGTCGGCGAGCTCGAACGAGACGTTCGTTTACTTCCGAGAGTGATGGTGGTCTCGTGGCGGTAAGGAGGAGAGCACACACAAAGTATCCTCAGCGTCTCCGAGCCGTCGTTCTCGACCCAGTGTACCGAGCCACGGGGGATTTCCACACAGTTCTCCGGATGAACCTCCAAAGATCTAGATCCGACGTGTACGATGCCCCGACCCTCCAGGACCCAGTACACCTCGTCAAAGTCGATGTGGTAGTGAGGTACCGTGGACTCTCCTGGTGGAACCTCCGCGACAGCCAGGCTCACGGTCTTAACGCGGGAGAACTCTGGACGTACGACTTCGTAGATCAGCGAGCCGTCGAGTGTTACGTAGGGTTCGGAGTCACGCGGGCTACGTTTCAAGACTCGACACTCCCCGCGAAGTTAGTGGCGAACGTCAGATGGGAGGCCGCGTGTACGTGGACGTACGTTCCCAACACGTTCGGGAAGTCTTTGGGTCGGAACCCCTCCCGTCCGCGCCAACCTTGACCGCGGATTATCCGATACGCACTCTCGAGACCTTCTGGCCTCACGAGGCGTGAGTAATGGAACTCGTGGCCCTTGAACATCTCACCCTTACGCGTTACCGGGGTGTCGTCCACGGCGCGGGCGATCGTGTAGCTGAGACCTTGAACCCTATCCGTCATCTCGACCGCTACGTCAAAGACTCCTACCCACCTGTACCTGTCCTCGTTCCACCTGAGCTCCTTACACAAGTACATAAAGCCGCCGCATTCCGCGTATATCGGAGCACCCGACTCCGCCAACTCTCGGATGGAGTCACGCGTACTCTCGGCATCTTCCAGCTGACGTGCGAACAGCTCCGGATAGCCACCTCCGATGTAAAGTGCATCAGCGTCGGGTGGAACGTCCTCGTCGCGTACTGGGCTGAACTCCAGGAGCTTCGCGCCGTTCTCCTCGAGCGCCTCCAGGTTCTCCGGGTAGTAGAAGTTGAAGGCTTCATCCTTAGCCACGGCGATGCGGCATTTGGTCGGGTTCACTTCCCAGGGACGCTCCCCTGGCCCCAGTGGGCCGGCGGCCTTCGCCACATCGATGAGCGCGTCCAGGTCCACGTGCTCGGAGATCACTTCAGCCACTGTGCGGAGACGTTCCCTCATCTCCTCGAGGCGTTCGGGAGTCGGTACCAAACCCAAATGCCGGTACTCCACCTTGAGCCTGCGGTCCCTGGGGACGTAACCCAGGACTTTGACATCGGTGTACTTAACCAGAGCGCGTCGCGCCTTGCGGTAGTGAACCTCTGACCTGATGCGGTTCAGTATCACGCCGACTATGTTCGCTCCTTCCAGTTCTGTGTATCCCTTCACCAACGCCGCCACACTCTTGGTGAGACTCCGGGCGTCGACGATCAACACTACGGGCGCGTTGAGGACCTCGGAGACGTGGTACGTGCTTCCCCTAACACCGACAGCGCCGATACCCTCGTAAAGCCCTCGAACTCCCTCCACGACGGCGAGATCGGCGCCCTCACATCGGTGCTGGAAGAGCCATATAACGTGCTCCTCGCGGAAGAGGAACGTGTCGAGGTTACCACACGGTCGCCCGGAAGCCAGCCAGTGGTACGACGGATCGATATAATCG
Above is a window of Methanopyrus sp. SNP6 DNA encoding:
- the argB gene encoding acetylglutamate kinase; this encodes MEVIKVGGEILDRVEDLAQVIDDTIVVHGGGPEVSDVMERMGLEPKFVRGLRVTDRETLHVVTMVLAGLVNKRLVAELRSEGINALGLSGVDGGLLIAEKRSEVIDGKEVDLGYVGDVKRVNAELLESLLDAGYVPVVAPIGVGEDGTLYNVNADTAAGAIAGVMRADRLVLLTNVPGVLEDLDDPETIIGLVRPEDVEELEEKGIVTGGMVPKLEAAKMAVEAGCREAVITNLEGLLEGRGTIMR
- a CDS encoding AIM24 family protein, whose amino-acid sequence is MVRLVSVGKHGGVSVEVLHPQDLPPQLTSFCKIKINGARVISRKSNIVAFRGRPSLEPLDEPGNFISIAARESEVMIVGDPYLRVLAIDEGERIVVNTDRLLACLDFETVELQNDEITVVECVGPDIVVLACSSPVVASLKLEGDTAHVQTGSILCWWGNIHMETVSGFLKLSGQGHVILSITKKPDTTEKAVTSRKVSPWI
- a CDS encoding MBL fold metallo-hydrolase codes for the protein MYSDGEVRVFRVGGKGITPSPDCNCYLLAVGGEGILIDLGASGEIIEKLPGDVDVRYALLTHCHFDHAASGPDALEAGLEIGVHRAEAEVLREGDAELSAAYLFGRSMPAYEPSFTFRDRETFDVGGEEVEVLYTPGHSPGSCCFLLGDLAFTGDTVFGFGPGRWDLPGGDREKLCESLERLLSTGVRSIFPGHGYEVIGEAVPAIEAALREAEKDI
- a CDS encoding class I SAM-dependent methyltransferase, with the translated sequence MRPEELALKAVREALRRTVFDPDAWTHVTVVSDDALHVHILTNQRKNVEGKGGRNRQYLEGYTEGYLAAHGHDVVVHVSIVGAGLKDETEEFRYLPLERALKEGVIEEDSPIHRVCDRLGIEYVVLGAREIVGPNPALVEVVESLKGERAVDVFTGTGAGALAAVEADFKEVYAIDLKVHPKVRERLESEGVEVIEADFRDVDLREFEPIDLLTADPPYASTFEFLEKLSEERPRVDTAVVCHGFSSWTRAVREIRGFLIELFEDVKPVSKYDHELSVCHRLRD
- a CDS encoding aconitase X translates to MYLTKEEERILNGEEGELKAKLMEVLVKLGDVFDAERLVRPASVHVSGVSYGTIGDAGLRFLRKVAEAGLKVSVPTSVNPCGICLDGNLPVDEEFERRQREIMDALESLGTAPVYTCVPYQQGFQPSRGDLLAWGESSAVFVANTYYGARANREGAPATVAAAVVGRIPEYGMHLDENRVAEYEVVVEFEPRNDFEWSALGYYLGEVLDGIPVLRLPTVPSLSNVKYMGAAAAASGALAMAYIPGITPEEPRVDGTERIEVERKDVFDLVEERFGTEREGFSFTGCPHRPDGEIPRFDGCAICCPANATLDGHRLRGTCPVVAPIEDVYDVVFTDSLKAAHYLASRVEVNVGPL
- a CDS encoding SAM-dependent methyltransferase, yielding MSEPNVVELFHGDLYSIAYRAGLDKFLPIIGRARITPAELTLAGLLELGYDVEVTTLEGKSLPGRRRIELADEVKEVVTGRYVENLLDSDRVHHLRLSARCLGAKVKIHYSSDWGMEVGGYGVNPSKLHKNRALVKLLEFVSTREPSFTDLVVDLGAAPGGWSSFAAQVAENVVAVDPARLEDRVRELENVHHLRITAHEFVLPEMIVVGFPGEKVTLLSDIYSGNPEDDLYAVLRLLERLENDVAWGFVKVAPAGDDVLEWFMEEIEEAGFAVENVNLESASSNETFVYFRE
- a CDS encoding cupin domain-containing protein, which produces MKRSPRDSEPYVTLDGSLIYEVVRPEFSRVKTVSLAVAEVPPGESTVPHYHIDFDEVYWVLEGRGIVHVGSRSLEVHPENCVEIPRGSVHWVENDGSETLRILCVCSPPYRHETTITLGSKRTSRSSSPTRD
- a CDS encoding cobyrinate a,c-diamide synthase, with the protein product MPIPRIVLAGSSSACGKTMITAGIIRALRDDGYEVQPFKVGPDYIDPSYHWLASGRPCGNLDTFLFREEHVIWLFQHRCEGADLAVVEGVRGLYEGIGAVGVRGSTYHVSEVLNAPVVLIVDARSLTKSVAALVKGYTELEGANIVGVILNRIRSEVHYRKARRALVKYTDVKVLGYVPRDRRLKVEYRHLGLVPTPERLEEMRERLRTVAEVISEHVDLDALIDVAKAAGPLGPGERPWEVNPTKCRIAVAKDEAFNFYYPENLEALEENGAKLLEFSPVRDEDVPPDADALYIGGGYPELFARQLEDAESTRDSIRELAESGAPIYAECGGFMYLCKELRWNEDRYRWVGVFDVAVEMTDRVQGLSYTIARAVDDTPVTRKGEMFKGHEFHYSRLVRPEGLESAYRIIRGQGWRGREGFRPKDFPNVLGTYVHVHAASHLTFATNFAGSVES